In Populus trichocarpa isolate Nisqually-1 chromosome 7, P.trichocarpa_v4.1, whole genome shotgun sequence, the following proteins share a genomic window:
- the LOC7473118 gene encoding protein root UVB sensitive 4 translates to MQSTLNAAINYHQLNFQWKSQKPISRKFKTSPKILPLTNSLRTSINYEPEEGLDKVPGPSGSEPNSVLRLPVVIRQSGRVSRYIYEGNSLKLVSLDGGAGSFSLDFEDAFRKLVRVSGFGIKDFFIPKQVPENYMGYVKWKFLHRVFSSALQVLATQAMFRAIGIGYSRSLPSAAALNWVLKDGLGRLSRCIYTASLASAFDTNLKRVRFTTSVLFSLSIGIELLTPTFPQYFLLLATLANIAKQISLACYLATGSAVHRSFAIADNIGEVSAKAQIQTVSFDNLGLMLAALLNMLFKNNQRLLAGLPFFVYPIFSAIDLFGIYQGLQHVHLQTLTKDRLEIILNSWIDFGHVPSPAEVSKEEGIDFLWTKNKELWPIRIRCLNTNSEIPKLSMMAMQSLTSEDYYFVCMESSCREWTRIKPRGILLCLREGSGTADVIMGLLQACYIRKALLFSSMWETAVEDKDVSDLVFKEWFKLIDDSKQSAKRDLSTLNDQMGSLGWALKHILLSTEEQARYSFVDD, encoded by the exons atgcaaTCCACGTTAAACGCAGCCATAAATTATCATCAACTCAACTTTCAATGGAAATCTCAAAAACccatttcaagaaaattcaaaacCTCTCCAAAAATCCTACCTTTAACCAATTCCCTGAGAACTTCTATTAATTATGAACCTGAAGAAGGCCTTGACAAGGTTCCGGGTCCATCCGGGTCTGAACCCAATTCAGTGCTGAGGTTGCCGGTTGTCATTAGGCAGTCGGGTCGGGTTTCGAGGTATATATATGAAGGGAATAGCTTGAAGTTAGTCAGTCTTGATGGGGGTGCAGGGtccttttctttggattttgaaGATGCGTTTCGTAAATTGGTTCGGGTTTCAGGTTTTGgtattaaggatttttttatacCTAAACAAGTACCTGAGAATTATATGGGTTATGTTAAGTGGAAGTTTTTGCATAGAGTTTTTAGCTCTGCTTTGCAAGTTCTTGCAACTCAG gcaATGTTTCGAGCTATAGGCATTGGGTATTCTCGTTCACTCCCATCGGCAGCAGCTCTTAACTGGGTGTTGAAGGATGGACTTGGACGGCTAAGTAGATGTATTTACACTGCTAGCTTAGCATCTGCATTTGATACTAATTTGAAG aGAGTTAGGTTCACGACATCGGTTCTGTTCAGTTTGAGCATTGGAATTGAGCTGCTGACTCCCACATTTCCTCAGTATTTCTTGCTTCTCGCGACTCTAGCCAACATTGCCAAACAAATAAGCCTTGCGTGCTACCTGGCAACTGGT TCTGCTGTTCATAGAAGCTTTGCAATAGCAGATAATATTGGTGAAGTTTCTGCCAAAGCACAG ATACAAACGGTTAGCTTTGATAACCTTGGTCTCATGCTTGCTGCACTTCTGAATATGTTGTTCAAAAACAACCAAag ATTGCTTGCAGGTTTACCTTTCTTTGTTTACCCCATTTTCTCAGCTATTGACCTTTTTGGAATATATCAAGGACTCCAGCATGTCCATCTACAAACATTAACTAAG GATAGGCTTGAAATCATTCTAAATTCATGGATTGATTTCGGGCATGTTCCTTCACCTGCAGAAGTGAGTAAAGAGGAAGGAATTGATTTTCTATGGACCAAAA ACAAAGAATTGTGGCCCATTAGAATAAGGTGCTTAAATACCAACAGTGAGATACCAAAGTTGTCAATGATGGCAATGCAGTCTTTAACTAGCGaggattattattttgtatgcatGGAGAGCTCTTGCAGAGAATGGACAAGAATTAAGCCA CGAGGTATCCTACTTTGCCTACGGGAGGGTTCTGGTACTGCAGATGTTATTATGGGTTTGTTGCAG GCATGCTACATTCGGAAGGCCCTGCTTTTCAGCAGCATGTGGGAGACGGCTGTGGAGGATAAAGATGTCTCGGACTTGGTTTTCAAGGAGTGGTTTAAATTGATCGATGATAGCAAGCAATCTGCAAAAAGGGATTTGTCCACTTTGAATGATCAAATGGGATCTCTGGGTTGGGCTCTAAAACACATATTACTCAGCACAGAAGAGCAGGCTAGATACAGTTTTGTAGATGATTGA
- the LOC7473119 gene encoding extra-large guanine nucleotide-binding protein 1: protein MPPDTEDGVQYSFALEYTGPPVGYDIPRAVPINVSKIPVAAVVSHINFPRKITLPVVKPLLPSSDTSKNPNSVITGKIPGKDCGSEEGVITVSPTSVIERAADCNLQESVFSGELSSSGLLNDGARSSSTIEFSDSFDDKSRDESLLKLRVSNELSSILDWESNESVLSSVDVDDEYPSSRVSSVKVSNNEVNGEGRKAPVVTFRDIESDDGVGGDDTSDIDDGFEGNEDFLEEEDRVIRVKREARSKGKKGSCYRCFKGNRFTEKEVCLVCDAKYCSNCVLRAMGSMPEGRKCVTCIGFPIDEPKRGSLGKCSRMLKRLLNDLEVRQIMKAEKLCEANQLPPEYVYVNGEPLCHEELVILQNCLNPPKKMKPGNYWYDKVSGLWGKEGQKPSQVISPHLNVGGPIKANASSGNTQVFINGREITKVELRMLQLAGVQCAGNPHFWVNEDGSYQEEGQKNTKGYIWGKAGMKLVCAFLSLPVPSKPSNSCGEQVNSLISRSVPDYLEQRTLLKLLLVGYSGSGTSTIFKQAKILYKPVPFTEDERENIKLTIQSNVYGYLGILLEGRDRFEEESLAAMKKVRSTDETEAIGSTSNTKNQTIYSIGPRLKAFSDWLLKTMVSGNLEAIFPAATREYAPLVEELWKDAAVQATYKRRNELEMLPSVSSYFLERAVEILRTDYEPSDLDILYAEGVTSSNGLACLDFSYPQSASDDKYDTEDLHDALLRYQLISVHARGLGENCKWLEMFDDVGMVIFCVAMTDYDQFTVDGNGTSTNNMMLSRKFFESIVTHPTFEQMDFLLILNKFDLFEEKIERVPLTQCDWFDDFHPVISRHRSNSNSNSNSINTSPSLGQLGAHYMAVKFKRLYSSLTGRKLYTSVVKGLEPDSVDAALKYAKEILKWDEEKPNFSLSEYSMYSTEASSYSP from the exons ATGCCACCAGACACTGAAGATGGAGTTCAATACTCATTCGCTCTTGAATACACCGGTCCTCCGGTGGGTTACGATATCCCACGCGCCGTCCCAATCAACGTCAGCAAAATCCCTGTCGCCGCGGTAGTTTCTCACATTAATTTCCCACGGAAGATCACCTTACCTGTAGTAAAGCCCCTGCTACCCTCATCTGATACCAGTAAAAACCCAAATTCTGTTATTACCGGTAAAATCCCAGGTAAGGATTGTGGATCTGAAGAGGGAGTTATAACTGTTTCGCCAACTTCAGTTATAGAGAGAGCTGCTGATTGTAATTTGCAAGAGAGTGTTTTTTCTGGTGAGTTAAGTAGTTCAGGTTTGTTAAATGATGGGGCTAGGAGTTCAAGTACCATAGAGTTTTCTGATAGTTTTGATGATAAATCTCGTGATGAAAGTTTGTTAAAATTGAGGGTTTCTAATGAATTGTCATCGATTCTAGATTGGGAGTCAAATGAGTCTGTATTAAGCagtgttgatgttgatgatgagtACCCATCTTCGCGTGTTTCTAGCGTTAAGGTTTCTAATAATGAGGTGAATGGTGAGGGTAGAAAAGCCCCAGTTGTTACTTTTCGCGATATTGAATCGGATGATGGTGTTGGTGGTGATGATACTAGTGATATTGATGATGGGTTTGAAGGGAATGAAGATtttttggaggaggaggataggGTTATTCGGGTTAAACGAGAGGCAAGAAGTAAAGGGAAGAAAGGGAGTTGTTATAGGTGTTTTAAGGGGAATAGGTTCACGGAGAAGGAAGTTTGTCTTGTTTGTGATGCGAAATATTGTAGTAATTGTGTGCTTAGAGCGATGGGATCGATGCCAGAAGGGAGGAAGTGTGTTACCTGTATTGGGTTTCCGATTGATGAACCGAAGCGTGGGAGTTTAGGGAAGTGTTCGAGGATGCTCAAGAGGTTGTTGAATGATTTGGAGGTTAGACAGATAATGAAGGCGGAGAAGTTGTGCGAAGCTAACCAGTTGCCTCCAGAGTATGTTTATGTGAATGGAGAACCTCTTTGTCATGAGGAGTTGGTTATTTTGCAGAACTGTTTGAACCCGCCTAAGAAGATGAAACCTGGAAACTATTGGTATGATAAAGTGTCTGGTCTCTGGGGAAAG GAAGGGCAGAAGCCTTCCCAGGTTATAAGTCCTCATTTGAATGTTGGGGGTCCAATTAAGGCAAATGCAAGCAGTGGAAACACGCAGGTTTTCATTAATGGCCGGGAGATCACAAAAGTAGAGCTTAGGATGTTGCAG CTGGCAGGAGTTCAATGTGCTGGCAACCCTCATTTTTGGGTGAACGAGGATGGATCATACCAAGAAGAAGGACAGAAGAACACTAAAGGTTACATTTGGGGCAAG GCGGGAATGAAGCTTGTTTGTGCGTTCTTATCACTACCTGTTCCTTCTAAACCTTCAAATTCTTGTGGAGAACAAGTTAATAGTCTGATTAGCAGAAGCGTCCCAGACTACCTTGAGCAGAGAACACTTCTGAAGCTGCTTTTAGTTGGATACAGTGGATCTGGAACAAGTACTATCTTTAAGCAG GCAAAGATTCTTTATAAACCTGTCCCTTTTACTGAAGATGAGCGTGAAAACATTAAACTGACAATCCAGAGTAACGTGTACGGTTATCTTGGTATACTTCTCGAGGGCCGTGACCGTTTCGAAGAGGAAAGTTTAGCTGCAATGAAGAAAGTGCGATCTACTGATGAAACAGAAGCTATTG GCAGTACCAGTAACACCAAAAACCAAACTATCTATTCAATTGGTCCAAGGCTGAAAGCATTCTCAGACTGGCTTCTGAAGACCATGGTTTCAGGTAATTTGGAAGCCATTTTTCCTGCTGCTACTCGTGAATATGCACCATTAGTTGAAGAGTTGTGGAAGGATGCAGCCGTTCAGGCCACTTACAAGCGGAGAAATGAACTGGAAATGCTACCTAGTGTGTCAAGCTATTTCTTGGAGCGG GCTGTTGAAATATTGAGAACAGACTATGAGCCCTCAGATTTGGATATCCTATATGCTGAGGGTGTTACCTCATCAAATGGGCTTGCTTGTTTGGACTTCTCATATCCCCAGTCAGCATCTGATGATAAATACGACACTGAAGACCTGCATGACGCTTTACTTAG GTATCAACTAATTAGTGTACATGCACGGGGGCTTGGAGAGAACTGCAAGTGGCTAGAGATGTTCGATGATGTTGGGATGGTCATTTTTTGTGTTGCCATGACTGACTATGATCAGTTTACAGTTGATGGGAATGGCACGTCTACTAACAATATGATGCTGAGCAGGAAATTCTTTGAGAGCATTGTTACACATCCAACATTTGAGCAGATGGATTTCCTTTTGATACTAAACAAATTTGATCTGTTTGAGGAGAAGATTGAGCGAGTACCATTGACTCAGTGCGACTGGTTTGATGATTTTCATCCAGTGATCAGTCGCCATCGCtccaacagcaacagcaacagcaacagcattAATACTAGCCCCTCACTTGGTCAGCTGGGTGCACACTACATGGCAGTCAAGTTCAAGAGGCTCTACTCTTCACTCACTGGAAGGAAGTTGTATACTTCTGTGGTCAAGGGACTTGAACCTGATAGTGTTGATGCAGCTCTTAAATATGCGAAGGAGATTTTGAAGTGGGATGAAGAAAAGCCCAACTTCAGTCTCAGTGAGTATTCAATGTATAGCACTGAAGCAAGCTCCTATTCCCCCTGA
- the LOC7477990 gene encoding protein JINGUBANG: MLKKGSKRGSSSRGGRIFYEENSLLKFSRIKKTNLPADNDDDFFNTRNSQDQVVTPSNSSSPYNIVSPVEKSPRSSQRITNIPFEDNDDNFSPNVLMGSLVREEGHIYSLAASGDLLYTGSDSKNIRVWKNQKEFPGFKSNSGLVKAIVISGATIFTGHQDGKIRVWKVSSKDPSIHKRVGTLPTMRDYFNNSMKTSNYIEVKRHKNAVWYKHSDAISCLSLSEDKTFLYSSSWDKTFKVWRISNSRCLESVISHDDAVNSIVAGNDGLVFTGSADGTVKVWRRELQGTGTKHFFSQTLLKQECAVTAVAVNPNATVVYCGSSDGLVNFWEREKHMSHGGVLRGHKLAILCLVTAGSLLFSGSADMGICVWRRMGNDHICLSLLAGHKGPVKCLAAEKDHESAPNERRWILYSGSLDKSVKMWRVSENAPPMAWRGCPSSAPTSMPSSLPAATSFPAQTRNN; encoded by the coding sequence ATGTTAAAGAAAGGTTCGAAACGAGGGAGCTCATCAAGAGGAGGGCGCATTTTTTATGAAGAGAATAGCTTGCTTAAATTTAGCAGAATCAAGAAAACTAATCTTCCTGCTGATAATGATGATGACTTTTTCAATACAAGAAATAGCCAGGATCAGGTTGTAACTCCCTCCAACTCGAGTTCGCCTTATAATATTGTCTCTCCGGTGGAGAAGTCTCCAAGGTCCTCTCAGAGGATCACCAACATTCCTTTTGAAGACAATGATGATAATTTCTCTCCTAATGTGCTAATGGGGTCATTAGTACGAGAAGAGGGTCATATTTATTCATTGGCTGCATCCGGTGATCTTCTTTATACTGGTTCTGATAGCAAGAATATAAGGGTTTGGAAGAATCAGAAGGAGTTTCCAGGGTTTAAATCGAATAGTGGATTGGTTAAAGCAATTGTGATTTCTGGTGCAACGATATTTACAGGGCATCAAGATGGGAAAATACGGGTATGGAAGGTCTCATCCAAGGATCCAAGTATTCATAAACGTGTAGGGACCTTACCAACTATGAGGGATTACTTCAACAACTCGATGAAAACAAGTAATTATATTGAAGTTAAACGCCACAAGAATGCGGTATGGTACAAACATAGCGATGCAATTTCATGTCTTAGCTTGAGCGAAGATAAGACATTTCTTTATTCATCATCATGGGACAAGACTTTTAAAGTTTGGAGAATATCCAATTCTAGATGCCTTGAATCAGTCATTTCTCACGATGATGCTGTTAATTCAATCGTTGCCGGAAACGATGGCCTAGTCTTTACAGGATCAGCTGATGGAACTGTCAAGGTTTGGAGGAGAGAATTACAAGGGACAGGAACCAAACATTTCTTTTCACAAACGTTGTTGAAACAAGAATGTGCTGTTACGGCAGTGGCGGTTAATCCTAACGCCACAGTTGTCTATTGTGGCTCATCAGATGGGCTTGTTAACTTCTGGGAACGTGAAAAACATATGTCTCATGGTGGTGTTTTAAGAGGTCATAAATTGGCCATTCTATGCTTAGTTACAGCAGGGAGCCTCCTGTTTAGCGGCTCAGCTGATATGGGAATATGTGTGTGGAGGAGAATGGGAAACGATCACATATGTTTGTCGTTGTTAGCAGGCCACAAAGGACCTGTCAAGTGCTTGGCTGCAGAGAAAGATCACGAGTCCGCGCCGAACGAGAGGCGATGGATTTTGTACAGTGGCAGCCTTGATAAGTCTGTAAAGATGTGGAGAGTATCTGAAAACGCACCACCAATGGCATGGAGAGGCTGTCCTAGTAGTGCTCCTACCTCCATGCCAAGTTCACTGCCAGCAGCTACAAGCTTCCCAGCTCAGACCAGGAATAATTAA
- the LOC7473117 gene encoding uncharacterized membrane protein At3g27390, whose protein sequence is MNVPKGFLNYLLYSIIFFPIFLFLFFLGCIKGAIFSPFVFLVIAFGDTGIVIGLWPLHLIWSMYCIIKSKRFGPYMKCLLILLVPLPVALWTVVGVVGSAIMGAMYGFIWPVMETFRAISKEGSICMKLIRCFTDGTWSCVRGACTVVRDFVDFSFHSYFSVMDELLASKGEEPIELKVAQIPGCILAAILGIVVDVHVITMIVLLKAPLMLLKGWHRLIQDLIGREGPFLETVCVPFASLWILLWPIMVLLAIAAGIISSLGFGCFAAVVAYQENSTKRGLLYVIASASIFDEYTNDLLYLQEGSCFPRPRYRKGATSSSSLLPVKGLHERFEAAYVGEQLVTTTTDKATSLKAAMIWDSFFKTFEDIGKELLRMGAIGMPDLDAWADSKSKIIDNGIPAYAFLECFLRSFKHGSYGLILRDKVEITRLNRPEGRIFDWLYEPMCIMKEQISSLKLDESEELYFYKHCLYGGDENRIKTWLNGGTPPSDEIKRAQLEGISRRLQGFCLTLSRLPTSRRRFCEVVKAIEQEAKNSSILAGGDDLEAAR, encoded by the exons TGGTTTATGGCCCCTTCACCTTATATGGAGCATGTACTGCATAATAAA ATCAAAGAGGTTTGGCCCATATATGAAATGCCTATTGATTTTACTAGTTCCACTACCAGTAGCTTTGTGGACTGTTGTTGGAGTTGTTGGGAGTGCGATTATGGGTGCTATGTATGGTTTCATTTGGCCTGTCATGGAGACATTTCGGGCTATCAGCAAGGAAGGTTCAATTTGTATGAAGTTGATTAGATGCTTTACT GATGGCACTTGGTCCTGTGTTCGGGGAGCATGCACAGTTGTCCGTGATTTTGTTGACTTTTCCTTCCACTCGTACTTCTCTGTTATGGATGAGCTGCTGGCGTCGAAGGGGGAGGAGCCTATTGAACTCAA GGTTGCTCAGATACCTGGATGCATACTGGCAGCAATTCTAGGAATTGTGGTTGATGTTCATGTCATCACCATGATAGTTCTGTTAAAAGCACCTTTAATGCTGTTGAAAGGTTGGCACCGGCTAATACAAGATCTTATAGGAAGGGAAGGCCCATTTTTGGAGACTGTATGTGTTCCCTTTGCCTCACTTTGGATTCTGTTATGGCCTATTATGGTTCTGCTGGCGATTGCAGCAGGCATAATATCAAGTCTTGGTTTTGGCTGTTTTGCTGCAGTTGTTGCATATCAG GAGAATTCTACTAAGAGAGGGTTGCTTTATGTTATTGCCTCTGCCTCTATATTTGATGAGTACACCAATGATTTACTTTACTTGCAAGAAGGCTCCTGCTTCCCCAG GCCCAGATATCGAAAAGGGGCTACTTCCAGTTCTTCACTGCTTCCTGTGAAGGGACTGCATGAACGGTTTGAAGCTGCTTATGTTGGTGAACAATTAGTAACGACTACTACAGATAAAGCCACCTCACTGAAGGCCGCAATG ATATGGGATAGTTTCTTCAAAACATTTGAAGATATAGGGAAAGAGCTTCTCAGAATGGGAGCCATTGGAATGCCAGATCTTGATGCCTGGGCAGACTCAAAATCAAAGATCATCGACAATGGAATTCCTGCATATGCATTTCTTGAATGCTTCCTCCGCTCTTTCAAGCATGGCTCCTATGGTTTAATCCTGC GTGACAAAGTTGAGATAACAAGATTGAATAGACCAGAAGGACGAATTTTTGATTGGCTCTATGAGCCAATGTGCATCATGAAGGAGCAAATCAGCAGTCTAAAATTAGATGAATCTGAGGAGCTGTACTTTTACAAACACTGCCTGTATGGTGGCGatgaaaatagaataaaaactTGGCTGAATGGTGGCACTCCCCCATCTGACGAGATCAAAAGAGCTCAGTTGGAGGGTATTAGTAGAAG ATTGCAAGGTTTCTGTTTGACGCTGTCAAGGCTGCCAACATCAAGGCGTCGCTTCTGTGAAGTTGTGAAGGCTATTGAGCAGGAAGCAAAGAACTCTAGCATCCTAGCGGGCGGAGATGACTTGGAGGCAGCTAGATAG